In the Haloferula helveola genome, one interval contains:
- a CDS encoding beta strand repeat-containing protein codes for MKNPICCIAVAGGLVPFSHAADIVKAGNTTSMVNGGSWVGGVAPTASDTAVFDDTFTATGSQFTGGQLEWGGLRVEGTTVTSRINLNNGGTNWVGVGAGGIDMSAAPRDLLVASFHVSDDQVWNIPSGRTLEMGLRSDNSPNNRRFDGPGNVIVTGDGLVRINGDGSDGILWQGNLTVQSGATVQMEAPEAYGLTGNGSSVTVEAGGTLINTANINVRGEAVFLAGDGDGGGAFQHTGPNAQQLFSDVTLTADASVGGTGRFDIGLNGVDPPSTVILDLAGFTLTRTGSSQTQIKGGTVSAGNLDIVSGVIGLEGGVTLAGGGMGTITVRNGGELRVYRGLNAVLSTIERDIIFEGGALFQWTGVNSAEAVDETIGAPVTLTGDAEIEIDGGAGSVLEFSNAISESGGSFGILKTSPNTLLLSNANTFTGLTDVSAGTLQVDGSLAGPASVAVGAVLGGSGSIDGLVSVAGDLYLDGTAGATGGLANSASGAVIDPAGPGVIGAIDTASLDLNNADLYFDLNGLASTDTLTIAADGAFLASGLTFVYVDEFAEWEVGDYPLIQYSGATTPPDPDPTVYLDLQTDLGHATGSLVDTGSAIVLRITAVPPSVWDGAVDANWDLATLNWQSTDGLFVTGDVAFFDDTASGTTDVNLDLLVEPGSVTLNHSTNDYTITSAAGTGDISGPLTTLVKNGTGTATIATKNSFGGGTMINDGTLFLSRSVDLGGGPIIVEDAALGTGPIEINAPGVFQVAVNASLPNIISGDGAVLKSHPTSGTYTTFAGANTYTGLTTIENGSLAIGDPTALGDVSAGTIVEDAARLAIGNPLPNGSTVSEPVTLVGGPTTALPDFHVLNSRTGIIWDATLSVEGDSILAFDAGTSIDFAAATALDYSGGGSGANVIFQGDGLAGVSGSIDLGTGSISHEGTGTLTLSAGSHSFVDTTVVEGTVALTGDGQLGSGINSAASGAFFGLEGTLNAPLTAVLTGDGTLIKTGGGVAELGVAHNLAGGTQLDDGLILVGSDGLLGTGQIFINGGSVAPADATPRTFANPVLIGDNPAFGDVSGTYPAAMTFTGDIDFAAATRTVRIYNPTTWTGTSGTAPGQGGIQVKNGLATLTVQGDANWDGILEVREGSIVIDGASLVSGDAIRVMCILNGGTSEFSVINGGSAEITNANANLRLGYGVSDPTSTNDATIAGDLILTAGGGGGKVQLGTNSASTTLNLLSGGNIFCAAVQDLDAAAATTVNLDGGTFTVIVDGANSALNGFMEGLDAVNVLDGGVFIDTNGNDARLNQGMLAGGGGTGGLTKQGAGNLTLGGANSYGGSTVVEAGTLTLLSPGTSGTGTVDVQSGAILAGDGTASGDATITGTISPGTSVGALTVAGELTFGPDSSYDWEVSDWLAFIAGTDYDTIGADSLNITATMANPVTINVADLALANFSETTTTFTLVTTASGITGFSANAFVVDGAAFAVSTGALGTWAVQQNGNDLELVYTAGVANDYDTWAGLYGLDPNTDGAPGEDPDMDGLTNEEEYAFGLDPTDPSDVNPIKAPLTKAGGTFTYTRRDPNETGLTYTTETSTDLAGWPDDLGAVENVDSDTGAPYHIQTVTVTVTPALLANPALFARVSAE; via the coding sequence ATGAAAAACCCAATCTGCTGCATTGCTGTGGCCGGAGGGCTCGTGCCGTTTTCGCACGCTGCCGACATCGTCAAGGCCGGGAATACGACCAGTATGGTCAACGGAGGATCCTGGGTCGGCGGTGTCGCTCCCACCGCGTCCGATACCGCGGTCTTCGACGACACTTTCACCGCGACCGGAAGCCAGTTTACCGGAGGCCAGCTTGAGTGGGGCGGCCTGCGGGTGGAAGGGACGACCGTCACGTCGCGCATCAACCTCAACAATGGCGGCACCAACTGGGTCGGCGTCGGGGCGGGGGGGATCGACATGTCGGCCGCGCCGCGGGACTTGCTGGTGGCCAGCTTCCACGTCAGCGACGACCAGGTTTGGAACATTCCCAGCGGTCGCACGCTGGAGATGGGACTCCGCAGTGACAACAGCCCGAACAACCGGCGATTCGACGGTCCCGGAAACGTGATCGTGACCGGAGATGGCTTGGTCCGGATCAACGGCGATGGCTCGGATGGCATTCTCTGGCAGGGGAATCTCACCGTGCAGAGCGGAGCGACCGTGCAGATGGAAGCGCCGGAGGCTTACGGGCTGACCGGCAACGGCAGCAGCGTGACGGTCGAGGCGGGTGGCACGCTGATCAACACCGCGAACATCAACGTCCGGGGCGAAGCGGTTTTCCTCGCGGGTGACGGTGACGGCGGTGGTGCCTTCCAGCACACCGGTCCCAACGCCCAGCAGCTTTTCTCGGATGTCACTCTGACCGCCGACGCGTCCGTGGGTGGCACCGGCCGCTTCGACATCGGCCTCAACGGAGTGGATCCGCCCTCGACCGTGATTCTCGATTTGGCCGGATTCACCCTGACCCGAACCGGAAGCTCGCAGACGCAGATCAAGGGCGGCACCGTTTCGGCGGGGAACCTCGACATCGTTTCGGGGGTCATCGGATTGGAAGGCGGTGTCACGCTGGCCGGTGGCGGCATGGGGACGATCACCGTTCGGAATGGAGGCGAGCTCCGCGTCTATCGTGGACTTAACGCCGTGCTCAGCACGATTGAGCGGGACATCATCTTCGAAGGAGGCGCGCTGTTCCAGTGGACCGGCGTCAATTCGGCGGAAGCGGTGGACGAGACGATCGGCGCGCCCGTTACCCTGACCGGCGATGCCGAGATTGAGATCGATGGTGGCGCGGGCTCGGTGCTCGAGTTTTCGAACGCGATCAGCGAGAGCGGCGGGTCGTTCGGGATCCTCAAAACATCGCCCAACACGCTGCTCCTCTCGAATGCCAACACCTTTACCGGACTGACCGATGTCTCCGCAGGCACGCTGCAGGTGGATGGTTCGTTGGCCGGGCCGGCGTCGGTCGCCGTGGGTGCGGTGCTTGGCGGCAGCGGCTCCATCGATGGCCTCGTCAGTGTTGCGGGAGATCTCTACCTCGATGGAACTGCGGGTGCCACGGGAGGGCTGGCGAATTCTGCGAGCGGAGCGGTCATCGACCCGGCGGGGCCCGGCGTGATCGGGGCGATCGATACCGCCTCCCTCGATCTGAACAATGCCGACCTCTATTTCGATCTCAACGGTCTTGCCTCGACCGACACGCTGACGATTGCAGCCGACGGCGCGTTCCTGGCCAGCGGGCTAACCTTCGTCTACGTCGACGAATTCGCCGAGTGGGAAGTCGGTGACTATCCGCTGATCCAGTACTCCGGGGCCACCACGCCGCCCGATCCGGATCCGACGGTCTACCTCGACCTCCAGACCGATCTCGGCCACGCGACCGGCTCGTTGGTCGATACCGGCTCGGCGATCGTGCTGCGCATCACCGCGGTTCCGCCGTCGGTGTGGGATGGTGCGGTGGACGCGAACTGGGATCTCGCGACCCTGAACTGGCAGTCGACCGATGGCCTGTTCGTGACGGGCGACGTGGCGTTCTTCGACGACACCGCAAGCGGCACCACCGATGTGAACCTCGATTTGCTCGTCGAGCCCGGTTCGGTGACGCTTAACCACTCGACCAACGACTACACGATCACCTCCGCCGCCGGCACCGGTGATATCTCCGGCCCGCTCACGACTCTCGTGAAGAACGGCACGGGCACGGCGACGATCGCGACCAAGAACTCCTTCGGTGGCGGAACGATGATCAATGACGGCACGCTCTTCCTGAGCCGGAGTGTCGATCTCGGCGGCGGGCCGATCATTGTCGAGGACGCCGCGCTCGGAACCGGCCCGATCGAGATCAACGCGCCCGGGGTTTTCCAGGTCGCGGTGAATGCCTCATTGCCGAACATCATTTCCGGCGACGGCGCCGTGCTGAAGAGCCACCCGACTTCCGGGACCTACACGACCTTCGCCGGGGCCAACACCTACACCGGACTCACGACCATTGAGAACGGCTCGCTTGCGATCGGTGATCCCACCGCGCTCGGTGACGTTTCTGCGGGAACCATCGTCGAGGACGCCGCCCGCTTGGCCATTGGCAACCCGCTGCCCAACGGCAGCACCGTCAGCGAGCCGGTGACGCTGGTGGGTGGCCCGACGACGGCACTTCCGGATTTCCATGTTCTCAACAGCCGCACCGGAATCATCTGGGATGCCACGCTCAGCGTCGAAGGCGACTCCATCCTCGCGTTTGATGCCGGCACTTCGATCGACTTCGCGGCGGCAACCGCGCTCGATTATTCGGGAGGCGGAAGTGGTGCGAACGTGATCTTCCAAGGGGACGGCCTCGCCGGGGTTTCGGGATCGATCGACCTCGGGACGGGAAGCATTTCTCACGAAGGCACCGGGACGCTGACTCTCAGTGCTGGCTCGCACAGCTTCGTCGATACGACCGTGGTCGAGGGGACGGTCGCATTGACCGGCGACGGCCAGCTCGGCAGCGGTATCAACAGCGCCGCATCCGGGGCATTCTTCGGTTTGGAGGGCACGCTGAACGCTCCCTTGACGGCGGTTTTGACCGGTGACGGAACGCTGATCAAGACCGGCGGCGGAGTTGCCGAGTTGGGAGTGGCACACAATCTTGCAGGGGGCACGCAATTGGACGACGGACTGATTCTGGTCGGCAGCGACGGCCTCCTTGGCACAGGCCAGATCTTCATCAATGGCGGCAGCGTCGCGCCCGCCGATGCAACGCCGCGCACCTTCGCGAACCCGGTGCTGATCGGTGACAATCCGGCCTTCGGTGATGTGAGCGGCACCTATCCAGCGGCGATGACCTTCACCGGAGACATCGATTTCGCCGCGGCCACCCGCACGGTCCGGATCTACAATCCGACCACGTGGACCGGCACCTCCGGCACGGCTCCGGGTCAGGGAGGGATCCAGGTGAAGAACGGTCTCGCCACCCTGACGGTTCAAGGTGATGCGAACTGGGATGGGATTCTCGAAGTCCGCGAAGGATCGATCGTCATCGATGGTGCCTCGTTGGTCAGTGGGGATGCGATCCGTGTGATGTGCATTCTGAATGGGGGAACCTCCGAGTTCTCGGTGATCAACGGCGGCTCGGCGGAGATCACCAATGCGAACGCGAACCTGCGACTTGGTTACGGCGTCAGTGATCCGACCAGCACGAACGATGCGACCATTGCCGGCGACCTGATCCTCACCGCCGGGGGTGGCGGCGGCAAAGTCCAACTCGGAACCAACTCGGCATCGACGACCCTGAATCTCCTGAGTGGCGGCAACATCTTCTGCGCCGCGGTGCAGGATTTGGATGCAGCCGCAGCGACGACCGTGAATCTCGATGGTGGAACGTTCACTGTGATCGTGGATGGTGCGAACAGCGCGCTGAACGGGTTCATGGAAGGACTCGATGCGGTCAATGTCCTCGATGGCGGAGTCTTCATCGACACCAACGGCAACGACGCCCGACTTAACCAGGGGATGCTTGCCGGCGGTGGCGGAACGGGAGGTCTGACCAAGCAGGGTGCCGGGAATCTCACCTTGGGCGGTGCCAACAGCTACGGCGGATCGACCGTCGTGGAAGCCGGCACGCTCACGCTGCTTTCGCCAGGGACGTCGGGCACGGGCACGGTCGACGTGCAATCGGGAGCGATCCTGGCGGGCGACGGAACCGCATCGGGTGACGCGACGATCACCGGCACCATTTCACCCGGAACTTCGGTGGGTGCGCTCACCGTGGCCGGCGAACTGACCTTCGGTCCGGACTCGTCGTATGACTGGGAGGTTTCCGACTGGCTGGCATTCATCGCGGGCACCGATTACGACACGATCGGTGCGGACTCGCTCAATATCACCGCGACGATGGCCAACCCGGTCACGATCAACGTGGCGGATCTTGCGCTCGCGAATTTCAGCGAGACGACGACCACCTTCACCCTGGTGACGACCGCCTCCGGCATCACCGGCTTCAGTGCCAACGCATTCGTTGTCGACGGCGCTGCATTCGCGGTCTCCACCGGTGCCCTCGGCACGTGGGCGGTCCAGCAGAACGGCAACGACCTCGAGCTCGTCTACACGGCCGGCGTGGCGAACGACTACGACACCTGGGCGGGCCTCTACGGACTGGATCCCAACACCGACGGTGCTCCGGGTGAGGATCCGGACATGGATGGCCTCACGAACGAGGAGGAGTACGCGTTCGGACTCGATCCGACTGATCCGTCGGATGTGAATCCGATCAAGGCACCGCTCACCAAGGCAGGTGGAACGTTCACCTACACGCGTCGCGATCCGAACGAGACCGGACTGACTTAC